The Dendropsophus ebraccatus isolate aDenEbr1 chromosome 3, aDenEbr1.pat, whole genome shotgun sequence genomic interval TCTATTTACCGCCTGGTATTGGCATCCCATTATGCCAGGAAGGAATTACCCTACAAGGACTGGATCAATAGTGTGTATTTGCTTATATTTCTTGTAGGGTATATCTCCAATTTATTTATGTTGTAAAGTGAGTTGGTGGGTAGACTTCACTGGGATACAGTACACGCTAGTTGATGAATTCAATAGTCCCTGTTTACTAACGTGCTTAGGTCCTGTTCCCCTTCTTTTCAGGTAAGATCCCTGGCTCAGGTGAGTATGGATTATGGATTGGCCTGATAGCTAGTGCTCGCTTTGGCAACCTTTAGTGTGAGGGTTAGGGAAGTGTCCAGATTGCTGGTAAACAGGATGTCCACAGGAGGTGCAGAACGATAACAGCCTCCTTGCGGAAAGATGTCCTGCTAGTGTCCTGGTTAGAAGTTGGCGTCCTAGCTTTTGTGGGCTTGCACAAAATACAATACCTTAAAACATCACTTATCAATATAAAACAGTCCATATGCACACTTATTTTTCAGCATCAATACCAAGCACATATTTTTTACCAGTGTAGGATGATCACGGCCAGAGCCGTCCCGATAcacaaggggggggaggagggggggggaggagaattATCATTGTGTGCCTCTGGCATATGCCATGGAAAAGAGGAAGATTCACCTGGGcagggagaggggaagagggtTCGCCTTTTCTTTTTATTGTCCTTTTACCATCTTTAACTGAAAAGTCAATTGAAACGCCTGAGGAGGCTCTCTATGACTGCAGGTGCAAGGAACGCATAGCACCTAGACACTAGAGTAAAGATGAAACGGTAAGAAGGAGGAATGGACGGATAAAGAAGTTTACAGAGCACCATGTTAGGTACAATGTATGTGCAAAACTGAATGAAAGCACTGAAGGTACAAAGAAAATGTGCAATGATTATATGTATTGCTGCTAAACACGAGTGGCTGTATAAATAAGAGATTTAAAGGTTCCCCTCTACCTTGAATATGAATTTGTGATCATCGTACACTGGTGATAAATCTGTGCATAGGACTGATACTGAAACCTAAATGTGGATATGGACTGTTTTTAAAGTACTGcaataaaagtgatgttttagGGTATCTTATTCTGTCAGTGCTAAGTGATACATACAAAGAACTTAAATGGGTGGTGTCTCAAAGAATTTGGGTTTATtggacaaatatgccattatctgcattcaaaaagactttccccagatcccccctcctctctctccttcactgctcattatcaggaaatctcgactagtttacatcagtcgagccctgtctaatctatggagagggaaggggggaggagggaggagggaaataagtcaccagcagagagcagaaaacaaaggattacacagtgggatctgtgtgaaagccggaatgcagaggtcagggaggtcagtggtgacttcagaggagatagcctggtgatgtagctgtaaattaactctttgttgtcctgttttactgCCTCATCTCTCTGCACCCCTCCCCTCTAAATAGAGAACCATgacgacaggggggagagcttcaaactgctttttcatgataaaaatgcattttttggctaataaacccaattacaaaaaatgacagtgacactttaaaatgtaTTATTTGAAAGCTATAGACTTAGTAATATAGATTCACTATACTGCACTTGTCCCTGGGAATCCTTCCCCTGTGGAAAACTGCTATATACAACATTTTCTTGTTGCCAACAGCTTACTGCCATGGGGTTTCCTGTTCAGAAGCAGAAAGTATTTCATAGTATTATGTGTGCCAAAACTTTTATGCTTTTGCCTGGAGAACTCCGTGTAAACACAGATGACGCTGGAGACATGTATTTCTACTTTTACAGGAAGAATACCTGGACTAatttaggaagaaaaaaaaacggacataGCTTTAGACTGATCCACACATCTaagttatgttcccacaacgtactaAAGATCCGCTGTTGTTAAACAATGACCAGAATGTTCATTAACATTATTTCCGAACATTGTTTTACAACAACGTCCGTACTTTAGTGCGATCTTTAGTACGTTGTGGGAACTTAGCTCTATATTGCCATCTGTAGTTGCAGTTAAATAATACTGAAATATGTCTGTAATTTTGGGGTGAAAATAAAGCAATGTGTAaccatatattaaaaaatatgccATATTTTGCAAATGTTCCCACACAGAATTTCTGCTCAGtaattcagtcagtattttgcaaccacaaccaggagtggattgaaaactcagaaaggctatgtttatacactgtgaaaattaagtggatggctgttATTTAGTGCTCTTTGTGTGTACAGCACCAGTGTAAAAGGAGCCTAAGGAaatactgcaggatcagactatatGCAAGATTCACTCACACGCTATAAAAATTTCAAGCAATGAAGAATAAAATTACAAAGAATTGTAAAATATGAAATCCTTTCAGTGCAATATTTTTTTCAGCGTTTCCTTTACCTCTTTGTTCCTCAGACTGTAGATAATGGGGTTAAGAGAAGGAGTAATCATAGTATAAAATACAGCTGCAGCCTTATCAAAGGAAGAACCTGAGTCTGGGcgcatgtaagtgaacacacaaGGAACGTAAAATAAAGTCACCACCATAACATGAGATACACAGGTAGAAAACGCCTTGTTTCTCCCATCTGCAGTTTTGATTCTCATTACAGCAATAATGATGTGTACATAAGAAATCATGATCAGAATGAAGCAGCTAAGGGAGATGGAGGCAATGTTAACCAGTATCATAGTTTTATTCAGCGTTGTATCTGCGCATGCTAGTTTCAGTACTGGAATGATGTCGCAAAAGAAGTAATCGATTTCATTAGAATGACAGAATGGAAGGTGAAAGGTTAGCACTGTATGAGTGATAGAATGCAGAGAACCCGCTAACCAGGACCCAAATGCAAGGCACATAGACACCTTCCAGCTCATGAGGCTCCTATAGTGTAAGGGTCGGCATATAGCCGCATATCTATCATATGCCATGACCGTGTAAAGGAAACACTCAGCGCTCGCTAGAAAATGGAAACAGTATAACTGCAATACACATTGACTAAAAGGAATTGTCTTCATAGATAAAACATTTGCAAGTAATCTAGGTAAAGTCACAGAAGACAAGCAAATGTCCAACAAGGAAAGGTTAACGAGAAAGAAATACATGGGGGTATGAAGAGAGGAGGTGCCTTTAACCACTCTAATAATAAGAATATTTCCCGCCAAAGTGGAGATGTAGAGAATAGAAAGAAATAGAAACAGCGGAACTTGTAGCTCATTGATACACGGAAGTCCTTTCAGTACAAAGTCCACTAACAGAGACGAGTTCCTTCCCTCCATTTAGTCCTGCACAGCATAATCTGAGGAACTAGAAGGGCAATAAAGACGTACTGTACttaatattactattacaggagATCCCTGTCATACATAATGTGATATAGTTCAGAAAGGTTTGGGATGTGCTGAATATTACTATTACAAAAAGAAGATCCTTGTCATACATTATGTAATATAGTTCAGAAAAGTTGCTCTTCGAAATTCTGGAGCTATTGAAAAAAGAGGCAAAACTCTATAGTTATTATGCATCATAAACACCATAAATAATCATGGTTTACCCCTATAGCATAATCACCATAAATAGGAATAGAACCCAAATTAAGCTCAGTGTATGCTGGTTTTATAATTCTATCTCATTGCTTAGGGGAGTTTTATAGCTTGAAAAGTCCATGGAGAAAATGTCTTCACTGATTGTTTCTCATGTTGCAATTTTAATGAATTCCATTGTGTAAATgacataaaaaattaataaataaatgataaaaaaaactgaatgagTGCAAGAGAAGTAATGCaatatatacaccattaacagCTCTTTTATCTATACAGAAACTGTAGAGttgtatttaaagtgaatctggtgGCACAAGCTGGATACAAAACAGAAAGTGAAAGTCGctattaaaacgtaacttttatttatttctacCTAAGACACACCCAAATGTAATTCCAATTACAATGACCGATTGGGCCTTGTCTGTCCTGACCCATAGGTCCAATCGGTCATTTTTACCCAGTGTCTTAGGTAGaaattaataaaagttacattttaatagtGACTTTCACTTTTTGTTTTGCTTGGAAGTCTCCTCATATAAGATTGGTGGTGTACCATACATACATGTAGTAGTATTTGCACCAGCTGGATAGACATAAGTCTAAGCATGCAGAACATAACATGTTgcctgtgtagtgtcccagcacaggtgtgccactaagttttataCATCTGGGTAAAGTACTTAGTCTAGTTAGCAGTTTGGAAAGTGCAACTTAAGCCGACTAACTCTGCTGCAACTTGCTAGGACCTAAAGCGGAACCCCAACGGCTAGCTCACCCTTAAGTCGGGCCTGTATTCCTGGATTGTGTCACCAAGTGTCTTTGACCAGCATTAGACAGATAAGTCATAGCTAGAGTACAGATACTTTTCTTCAAGTATATCGCCACAGACTCCAAACTGGTTAGAGCCCCTCAAGCTAAGCACAGTACTATATGGATAGCACCCTCAATTGTAGCCTCCCTAACTCAAGTCAAGCCCTAAATGTATCAAGTAACCTCCCTAAAGATATTTTGCTATGCTATAGTTCCTCCTTAAACTCAGTATACCTACCAAAGTATTGAGTCACGTGTCCTATATGTCAAAGGGATATTGCCAAGTtcttatgaaaataaaaacacaggcacaggcaaAAAAGCTATGTTCTGGATGCTTACattaatgtgtcactgtcatttgggaaaacttttgtcatagagacatgtcaaaagtttggatcagtccggatctgagtgttcagacctgtaccaatcgggagaacgagcAGGAGAAGATGCACTTCAGCCCAGTCCACTCCTGCTCTGTGTTAGAAAGAAAAACTGAAGCTCATAGTAAAAGTCTCTAGAGCccgactgtttttttttctaacagagTGGGGAGTGGACCGCATTGCAGCGCATCTTCTCCTGTCTCGTTCTCATAAttagtacaggtctgaacactcagacccagactgatcaaaacttttgacatgtctctatgaccagagccggccttagggtagatggcgtcCTGTGCGAAACCATCCTCTGGCGCCCCCCCAAacactatctatctgtctatctatctatctttctatatatatatatatatatatatatatacacacacacatacatacagggcagagctgctgctgtccctgcggctgtgctgtttctgcaacaaagtagctgttcttttccaattttagacaaccctattaaaggagttatccaggattcaaaaaggaatggccactttctttcataaacagctccatcccagtcctcaggttgtgtgtggtattacaacccagttccattgatgtgaatagagacaagctgtaataccacatacaactaaaaaataataatacattaacataagacaatactcaaatagctgtaggtagctgtaggaaggtagttataggtagctgtaggtagttataggtagctgtaggtagttataggtaggtgtaagtagatagctgtaggtagctgtaggaaggtagttataggtaggtgtaagtagatagctgtaggtaggtagttataggtagctgtaggtaggtgtaagtaattagctgtagatagctgtaggaaggtagttataggtaggtgtaagtagatagctgtagatagctgtaggaaggtagttataggtaggagtaagtaggtagctgtaggtagttataggtaggagtaagtaggtagctgtaggtagttataggtaggagtaagtaggtagctgtaggtagttataggtaggtgtaagtagatagctgtaggtaggtagctgtatgaaggtagttataggtagctctaggtagttataggtaggtgtaagtagatagctgtaggtagctgtaggaaggtagttattggtaggtgtaagtagatagctgtaggtaggtagttataggtagctgtaggtagctgtaagtaaatagctgtagatagctgtaggaaggtagttataggtaggtgtaagtaggtagctgtaggtagttataggtaggtgtaagtaggtagctgtaggtagttataggtaggtgtaagtagatagctgtaggtagtaAGCTGtatgaaggtagttataggtagctctAGGTAGTtttaggtaggtgtaagtagatagctgtaggtagctgtaggtagttataggtaggtgtaagtagatagctgtaggtaggtagctgtatgaaggtagttataggtagctctaggtagttataggtaggtgtaagtagatagctgtaggtagctgtaggaaggtagttataggtaggtgtaagtagatagctgtaggtaggtagttataggtagctgtaggtagctgtaagtaaatagctgtagatagctgtaggaaggtagttataggtaggtgtaagtaggtagctgtaggtagttataggtaggtgtaagtaggtagctgtaggtagttataggtaggtgtaagtagatagctgtaggtagtaAGCTGtatgaaggtagttataggtagctctAGGTAGTtttaggtaggtgtaagtagatagctgtaggtagctgtaggtagttataggtaggtgtaagtagatagctgtaggtaggtagctgtatgaaggtagttataggtagctctaggtagttataggtaggtgtaagtagatagctgtaggtagctgtaggaaggtagttataggtaggtgtaagtagatagctgtaggtaggtagttataggtagctgtaggtagctgtaagtaaatagctgtagatagctgtaggaaggtagttataggtaggtgtaagtaggtagctgtaggtagttataggtaggtgaaagtaggtagctgtaggtagttataggtaggtgtaagtagatagctgtaggtaggtagttataggtagctttaGGTAGCTGTAAGTAAATAgctgtagatagctgtaggtaggtgtaagtagatagctgtaggtagttgtaggtagctgtagatAATTGTAGGTAGCTGTGGGTAGGTAGttgccaccccctcccctctcctctcctcgcccgaTGTAGtcactgacaaacacacatacaaaaaaaaagacactttaaCTCACCTAGCTCCCCGACGCacgtctcctctcctcagctcgGCGGACgttgctccagtgacgtcactcggccgTCGGGACGCTGGCGATCAACCATAGAGGCGCCCAGGCAgagagaggcagctctgcatacATACTTATCTTTGGTGTAAAGAGGAACGCTGTATGTCTGTAGGAGCGCCATTAGAAACCACTAtaggagcagggtgccgggcggccagctgggggagcgatcggggccgacagacatacagtacacagcacgACACTGACACATAATgcatgctgtgtatgtctgtccgccccgatcgctccccctgctggccgcccggcaccctgctcctaTAGTGGTTTCTaatggcgctcctgcagacatacatcGTTCCTCTCTACACCAAAGATAAGTATACAGAGCTGCCCCTCTGCCCGGGCGCCTCTATGGTTGATCGCCCTTCTCCTATAGTGTTCCgtcgctcctgcagacagagacagcacacatttTTATAGCTAGATGTGCTGCTGTCTCTTCTGCCTgagcgcccccctgctggccgagagtgatgtgccctgtgcacccgcacaggtcgcaccccccaaaggccggccctgtcttTGATCtactgtagtgtcccaccacgggtggtttttatctctcctttgcacctctcaaaaagctccttccttcaggttaagtggtgattaaGGCCACTTTGAGGTTTTACCACTAGATTTTAGTATTTATTATTTGTCTATGTATTTCTATGTATTACACAGCTGCAGtaagtcatgggttaatgttttatgtatacCATGGTTTGTTAttaaccaataggaggtgctctctacttctaacctatctcttttgttttttcttttgcacacactcatccccaccactcacaggcaagTTCTCTTTAGGCCCCTGTAGAAGGAGAcattggtggaggaagtgcatagtcagttcttaccagattctcagagagagggaaggcaaaaaccttctgttcctgctgtagttaagccagggcctagcTGCTGCCAGGACCACTGACAGGGACAAAAGTGCAgtccagtctgagacagtagtgtacagatgcagctaaagaCAACCAGTTTTCctagtattcctactatatctactatgcagttctAAACactaaagggagaagagtccagggCCACCCTAAACCACGCCATGAAATCAGTCTAAAAAGTTTAGGGCAGTATCTTAAGaaccagaggaactagcctggataggacaaagctaccaaaggaTGTCTATGTATCATATCTCTCATTACAGGTAACCCGGAAGGCTTGGAAGCTTAGCTACACCCATATAACCActactggggcttgtatcaccctattaggacaggtaactcgacactgtagaTCACAAGGTGATCAGACTAAAGTCTGTACATGGGTACAAGTAAATGTCTCACTCCAAAGTATTCTCtacagttctggcagagtacattgctacactggatTGGGTCTCCCTTAACAAAATATTCTCCTCTACCCTAAACTCtttaagcaccgctacaactacctctcttctaatTTACTTCTCTAAGCACCCTTCTCAAGCACAAACGAGTTTAAGAACTAAAGtctgtgaagatttatctattctacaaaCGTGTATTGTACTATTGAAGAACTTTATAgtaaaagctgttctatttttacaacactgggactctgtcatacttggcatgcaccagcacccacacaccgtataccttgggttatttttcccctttctctgTGTGCCAgtacctattacatggggcaacggCCAGTAGACCGTCAGCATCGTTGTAGTTTTttcttaacatgttgaaagaaaacagAATGTCggttgattgttgccttttatcatgacctattacaccaaaagattaatCGACTGTAACCATAACTgctaataattggccaaatatggctgctaattgcttagtgtaatagggtccAAAGTCATATTAGGATGCAGGTATAATGGGTACAAAGTCCTCTCCTACTAGCATGGGGACTCCGGAGCTTAACAAATGCAGTGCATGCTCTCCTCATAGGAACAAGAATAAAGACACAAATCAGTCCCTCCCCTATTGTAATATTAAATCGGCTAAGACTTGTTCTGCTGTATACTTTATTGCAGAGGACACTTCTGCTGAATAGGAAGAGTTGTGATCACATTAAGGCAGCAGAATTGAAGGAATGGTAAgaatattttttagttttatcaGAAGGGCCGCCACATCATAACTTGATAACCATGAATCCATCATAGACTCACTTCAAAGGGTAACTCCCACTGCACTAATCTCTATTGAAAAGTTACATAGGAATCACTCCAGAAAACATTATGACACAAATTAAACCTTTAATTTGCATTAGGGCATATTTACATTATTTTCATTATTACAGGTAGCATTATTATAATTATTGTATATCCCCTTAAAGGCAGTGATATAATTATAGACCACATACAggcaattatatttttattttttcataacaAGACCAGTAATAAGTAAAAACTGTTATATGAAAACTGTTCAGAGTCAAGTAATATGCAGAAGTACTCCTTATATTCACAATTGAAAGATGGCTTCTTGGTGAGATGCAATACCAAGGCCAAGGACAGTAGTTCGCACTATCAAtcctaattagtgatgagcgaatactgttccattgaatagatattcgatcaaatagtaaggtatacgatcgtatcgaatattattgaatagtttgccgaatattcgataaatattcaataagcgttcaaattccccttcttccctgtttttttagccaatcaacgtgcagggaggctgccacagccccttggtgtacgtagcatCGCAAGAAATGAGAATAACAATggttggatggcatagtcacatgacccaataacatatatacgtgtgttcatccagtgctacgtgctgccaCGTCACACATAAATACAatgggtagtgcaagcactctgctcaccaagtgctttgtgctgatACATGCTAGAGTggtgctagatctaaaaaaaatattgtagtacgggtgttcctccagtgctacgtgctgctacgtcataaaTACATTGCATCTTACCCATAAAGTCACTAGTCTGGTCAATTCCCCAGAATTGACCAGACTAGCGACTTTATGGGTAAAATGCAATAACTCTGTATTTGGCTTGTGCAATATTTGTGACCATGTTTACATGTGAGCATAGTGCGGACGATATGCACTAGTGAGGCTCACTGGTAGTGCCGCTAATAGGCCATACTTATGTGACACAGTTGACTAGACACTATATGGGTGTAGAGC includes:
- the LOC138786477 gene encoding olfactory receptor 10G4-like, which gives rise to MEGRNSSLLVDFVLKGLPCINELQVPLFLFLSILYISTLAGNILIIRVVKGTSSLHTPMYFFLVNLSLLDICLSSVTLPRLLANVLSMKTIPFSQCVLQLYCFHFLASAECFLYTVMAYDRYAAICRPLHYRSLMSWKVSMCLAFGSWLAGSLHSITHTVLTFHLPFCHSNEIDYFFCDIIPVLKLACADTTLNKTMILVNIASISLSCFILIMISYVHIIIAVMRIKTADGRNKAFSTCVSHVMVVTLFYVPCVFTYMRPDSGSSFDKAAAVFYTMITPSLNPIIYSLRNKEVKETLKKILH